caaaaatttataatatttgtgtttGAATAGTACTAGCCATAGtgacattcagaaaaaaaaataggtgacaAATATTGGTACTGGTATTTAACTTGTGAAAAAGGGAAACTGTGATGTTTGCTTCAGGAGATGACATAAATAAGGCAGAGTTTCTGATTCTTTGGTTTATACAGATGGATGCAAAACATTATGACTAGTCGTTCTGGATTATCAACCCTGTGAAATGACACAAAGGGCAAAGAAGGGAAATGAGGGTCTCCAAGCAGACACCATTGTGTGAATACTGGTAGGTTGGGATTGTAAATCAGCCTGAATTTTTTTGGTCCGGTGCTTTGTAGGCCAAAATGTGCAAGACCCTTGTAGATTTCTGAGGGGAAAAGCAAAGTTTTGAATTGCttgaaaaagatttaaaagtgaTAGTTAGAGACACAGGTAGCTACAATATCatgcacaaataaaacaaataaaatcagaacaaCATTCCATGcaatgaaagagaaaatcatGGAAAAATTTGTATAAATACAGAGAAGAAATCTCAGACTTGAACAACTGATTATGTCAAAGAAGAATGCAGACAGAGGCTCACAGCACATATGAGGCGCCTGTGTCAcaaatgagtgagtgtgtgaatgtgtgattgtgtttgtgtatgtgtgtgcatctcagtgtgtgaaagaaagagagaaatacacacacacacacacacacacacacacacacacacacacacacacacacacacacacacacacacacacacacacacacacacacacacacacacacacacacacacacacacacacaccaagagagagagaccatacaCATGCTCATCCTGCAGTGTTGTGAATGTTGTGATGAGGCTCCTGTGCATGGACTGGTTCTCTACTGcatctgtgggttccaggaagcAAACTCAGCTCATGAAGTTTGACAGTGAGCATTTCTGGACCCTGCATCCTCCCGATGGCCCTAAAATCATCAGCTAAATAGCTAACATGCAttgattattaaattaaattttaaataaatgaagacaacTAGAAAAACCCAATTTtaggacttaattttttttttattgaggcaGAGTTGTtttgtctagccctggctgtcctggaacacagtttgtataccaggctggactggaactcagaattctgcctgcctctgcctcccaagtgctaggattaaaggtgtgcactaccactgccgaGTGgactctaaatattttaaattgtactttTACTTCAATGTATATTAATTGAGAGACACTTGCAACAATACCTTGCATTATTATTTATACTTTgtaaacaatacaaataaaacaaaaattgttaaTTCAATATAGTTAATGTTTAGAGAATATATTACAGGAAATTTTGATTTACAATCAATATGTAAATTACAAAGACAGTTTATTGGTGCAGTTAATGAAAATTCAAATTAGGAAGAAAAGCCTTCAAAACTAGCTTTGGGTGTGGAGCAGTGAAAGAGGAAGCAATAATGAAGATCTCAATGGGTTAGAAAAAATGCCCAAACACAAGTGGAGAATGAgttaaagaaagtgaaaagacaaTTGGAAAGTGATGGAAGGGNATTCAGAAAGTAAAAACTAGTGTTTGCCCTATTTAAGACACATCCACCCAGGATGGTCTTCAGAGAACCTAGAGGAGAAGGATCAGGACCAAACAGCCCAGAAGACCAGAAGCATTGGCAACATTNACCATGGCAAGGCTCTGTGCTTTCCTGATGGTCCTGGTGGTGATGAGCTACTGGTCAACCTGCTCTCTAGGATGTGACCTGCTTCAGAGTCATAACCTCAGGAACAAGAGAGCTTTAATCCTCCTGGCACAAATGAGGAgactctcccccctctcctgcctGAAGGACAGGAAAGAGTTTGAATTCCCCCAGGAGAAGGTGGATGCCCAGCAGATCCAGGAAGCTCAAGCCATCCCTGTCCTGAGTGAGCTGACCCAGCAAGTCCTCAACATCTTCACATCAAAGGAGTCATCTGCAGCTTGGAATGCAACCCTCCTAGACTCATTCTGCAATGACATCCACCAGCAGCTCAATGACCTGCAAGGCTGTCTGATGCAGCAGGTTGGGATGCAGGAATCTCTCTGGATCCAGGAAGATTCTCTGATGGCTGTGAGGAAATACTTCCACAGAATCACTGTGTacctgagagagaagaaacacagtgCCTGTGCCTGGGAAGTGGTCAGAGCAGAAGTCTGGAGAGCCCTGTCTTTCTCAGCTAACTTGCTGGCAAGACTGAGTGAGGAGAAGGAGTGAGTCCTGAGACAAAGGGTGGAGCAGACTCTTCTGGACTAGAACACTGCATCTCACTATATAAGCTCCCCTTTTAAAACTCTCATTACTTTCAGTATGAATACAATTAACCTACCTAGATGCTGCAGCAATATTGAGCAATTATTTTCATCATGTGTAACCATTTTTGTATCTGCATCCAtatgtccttatttatttatttatttatttatttatttatttatttatttattctgctattaatataatttaaggtATTTATGTTAAatcttttggttttatatttttaatttaccaaATTGTCATTTGCAATTAACTTATTTTGCATTCAAATAAATTTGCATTATAAGACACTTGGGATTTGTCAGTTTTTTATCGCTTTAacattatcaaatatttttatttgacaagataaaaatattttatcaagtaaaatatttttaaatatttatttaaatattttaaaatatttatttaatattttattaaaatatcaaatattttaattttagagcaCACAGCATAAATATCGTACAAATGAACAGTTTTCAAATACCAGAgaggatacacacatacactgcacagTATTTAGACAAACACTAAATATATTCATCTTCTTCTCTGCATGTAGTGTTCCTTGGAATGTATAGACAGCATGTTGTGCAGTAGAAAACCAGAGAATCTTGCTCCTATTATATTCATTGGTTCACATTGACCAAATAGTCCCTGGATTAATTTAGCATCCGATTTCCTTAATGTTGTGTATCCATCATCTATCCTTATTGCTAGTGTGTTTAATTGTTTAGGGTTCTAAGTATGAGGGAGATCATGTATAGCAATGCAAAACAGATCAAGAAAAANNNNNNNNNNNACTttttaagcaataaaaataaaacaataattaataataatatcaatttGGTTAGTGAATATAGaatattttccagaaaattttgatttatattaaatatataattttcaagtAAGGACAGATTATCAGTGCTGTAACAGTtaatgaaaattcaaattatGAAAAGTAATGTAAAAAGCTTTTGGTGAGGACcagtgaaagaggaagaaatgatgaAAACCACAGTGGTTTAGAAAAACACCCAGATGCAAGCAGAGAATGCgttaaagaaagtgaaaagaccATTGGAAAGTGACGGAAGGGCATTCAGAAAGTAGAAACTAGTGTTTGCCCTACTTAAGACACATCCACCCAAGATGGTCTTTAAAGAATCTAGAGGGGAAGGATCAGGACCAAACAGCCCAGAAGACCAGAAGCATTGGCAACATTAACCATGGCAAGGCTCTGTGCTTTCCTGATGGTCCTGGTGGTGATGAGCTACTGGTCAACCTGCTCTCTAGGATGTGACCTGCTTCAGAGTCATAACCTCAGGTACAAGAGAGCCTTGACACTCTTGGTACAAATGAGGAgactctcccccatctcctgcctgaaggacaggaaggactTTGGATTCCCCCAGGAGAAGGTGGATGCCCAGCAGATCCAGGAGACTCAAGCCATCCCTGTCCTGAGTGAGCTGACCCAGCAGGTCCTGAACATCTTCACATCAAAGGAGTCATCTGGAGCTTGGAATGCAACCCTCCTAGACTCATTCTGCAATGACCTCCACCAGCATCTCAATGACCTGCAAGGCTGTCTGATGCAGCAGGTGGGGGTGCAGGAACCTCCACTGACCCAGGAAGACTCCCTTATGGCTGTGAGGAAATACTTCCACAGGATCACTGTGTacctgaaagagaagaaacacagccCCTGTGCCTGGGAGGTGATCAGAGCAGAAATCTGGAGAGCCCTGTCTTCCTCAGCCAAGTTGCTAGCAAGACTGAGTGAGGAGAAGGAGTGAGTCCTGAGGCAAAGGGTGGAGAGACCTCCCCTGGACTAGAACACTGCATCTCACTATATGAGCTCCCCTTTTAAAACTCTCATTACTTTCAGTATGAATACAATCAACCTGCCTAGATATTACAGCAATATTGAGTAgttattttctgtatgtataaCAAGTTTTATCTNNNNNNNNNNNNNNNNNNNNNNNNNNNNNNNNNNNNNNNNNNNNNNNNNNNNNNNNNNNNNNNNNNNNNNNNNNNNNNNNNNNNNNNNNNNNNNNNNNNNNNNNNNNNNNNNNNNNNNNNNNNNNNNNNNNNNNNNNNNNNNNNNNNNNNNNNNNNNNNNNNNNNNNNNNNNNNNNNNNNNNNNNNNNNNNNNNNNNNNNNNNNNNNNNNNNNNNNNNNNNNNNNNNNNNNNNNNNNNNNNNNNNNNNNNNNNNNNNNNNNNNNNNNNNNNNNNNNNNNNNNNNNNNNNNNNNNNNNNNNNNNNNNNNNNNNNNNNNNNNNNNNNNNNNNNNNNNNNNNNNNNNNNNNNNNNNNNNNNNNNNNNNNNNNNNNNNNNNNNNNNNNNNNNNNNNNNNNNNNNNNNNNNNNNNNNNNNNNNNNNNNNNNNNNNNNNNNNNNNNNNNNNNNNNNNNNNNNNNNNNNNNNNNNNNNNNNNNNNNNNNNNNNNNNNNNNNNNNNNNNNNNNNNNNNNNNNNNNNNNNNNNNNNNNNNNNNTATCCTTATTGCTAATGTGTTTAATTGTTTAGGGTTCTAAGTATGAGGGAGATCATGTATAGCAATGCAAAACAGATCAAGAAAAAAGATTAGCCTGCCTATATAGCAGAGAAAAGCAAGACAAGAAGAANCTGGGAATTAACTCCACTCATAATAAGCCTCCTATACCAGTCCTGGGNATGATCTCATGAGGAACCTGAAATGACTCTAGAATTAAGTCTCTGAAACACCGCtactccttctccttttcctggaCCCTTCCTCTCCACATTTTCTaattgtctctctgtccctcctcctggtcctcatcttcctcctccccctggtcctccccctcctctttgctcCATCTTCTTTGAACTACTAGTTGTGCATGATACAGCACCATCTCCTGAACATGGGTAATCCGTCTCTGGGGACCCATCCCTGAGGATACCTGAATCTGTTTCTCCACGCAGCCATCAGTGGACCTAGTTCCTTAACTGGAGGTCGAATTGCCTCTATTTTCCAAGCTGATATTTTGTCTGGCTTGTTCTTGTTCATTCAGTCAATGCCACTCTCAATACACATGTTGTGTTTAAGAACACATCTTTGCTGCAGtcatccactgcctctggctcttccaaTTCTTCTACTCCCTCTCCAAAGATCCATGAGGAAAGTAAATCAGCCTTTTTGCTCTGCCTAGTGACCATCTGAGAGTCTCTCTGCTCATTGGAATGAACTGCAAGAGGTTTCTGTTTTAAGCATTACTTCAGGAACCCTCTCTGTAATGTAAGCCCTAATTTCAAATCAGGTATTGTGATAGTATGAACACAGCATTGCTTTATTCATTCTTATATTGATGGctccacatatattttaattatgataCTTCTGAGAAACACATTACTGAAAGTTTTATATGGATTGCATTGACACTGAAGATCACCTGAAAACATAGTCACTTTCATAACATTATCTTATTAATGCCCATAGATCTTGTCCTCATTATCTTAGTACCTAACATTTTTGCTACTACTTTGTCCTTCAGATGACAGGTCAGTTCCTTTTTCAGCTTTCATTTCCAATGACATCATATTTTTGGTTCAGTGCCACAAACCCACATCAGGGTTTCCTTTCTAGGAAANNNNNNNNNNNNNNNNNNNNNNNNNNNNNNNNNNNNNNNNNNNNNNNNNNNNNNNNNNNNNNNNNNNNNNNNNNNNNNNNNNNNNNNNNNNNNNNNNNNNNNNNNNNNNNNNNNNNNNNNNNNNNNNNNNNNNNNNNNNNNNNNNNNNNNNNNNNNNNNNNNNNNNNNNNNNNNNNNNNNNNNNNNNNNNNNNNNNNNNNNNNNNNNNNNNNNNNNNNNNNNNNNNNNNNNNNNNNNNNNNNNNNNNNNNNNNNNNNNNNNNNNNNNNNNNNNNNNNNNNNNNNNNNNNNNNNNNNNNNNNNNNNNNNNNNNNNNNNNNNNNNNNNNNNNNNNNNNNNNNNNNNNNNNNNNNNNNNNNNNNNNNNNNNNNNNNNNNNNNNNNNNNNNNNNNNNNNNNNNNNNNNNNNNNNNNNNNNNNNNNNNNNNNNNNNNNNNNNNNNNNNNNNNNNNNNNNNNNNNNNNNNNNNNNNNNNNNNNNNNNNNNNNNNNNNNNNNNNNNNNNNNNNNNNNNNNNNNNNNNNNNNNNNNNNNNNNNNNNNNNNNNNNNNNNNNNNNNNNNNNNNNNNNNNNNNNNNNNNNNNNNNNNNNNNNNNNNNNNNNNNNNNNNNNNNNNNNNNNNNNNNNNNNNNNNNNNNNNNNNNNNNNNNNNNNNNNNNNNNNNNNNNNNNNNNNNNNNNNNNNNNNNNNNNNNNNNNNNNNNNNNNNNNNNNNNNNNNNNNNNNNNNNNNNNNNNNNNNNNNNNNNNNNNNNNNNNNNNNNNNNNNNNNNNNNNNNNNNNNNNNNNNNNNNNNNNNNNNNNNNNNNNNNNNNNNNNNNNNNNNNNNNNNNNNNNNNNNNNNNNNNNNNNNNNNNNNNNNNNNNNNNNNNNNNNNNNNNNNNNNNNNNNNNNNNNNNNNNNNNNNNNNNNNNNNNNNNNNNNNNNNNNNNNNNNNNNNNNNNNNNNNNNNNNNNNNNNNNNNNNNNNNNNNNNNNNNNNNNNNNNNNNNNNNNNNNNNNNNNNNNNN
Above is a window of Mus pahari chromosome 6, PAHARI_EIJ_v1.1, whole genome shotgun sequence DNA encoding:
- the LOC110323424 gene encoding interferon alpha-7-like; amino-acid sequence: MARLCAFLMVLVVMSYWSTCSLGCDLLQSHNLRNKRALILLAQMRRLSPLSCLKDRKEFEFPQEKVDAQQIQEAQAIPVLSELTQQVLNIFTSKESSAAWNATLLDSFCNDIHQQLNDLQGCLMQQVGMQESLWIQEDSLMAVRKYFHRITVYLREKKHSACAWEVVRAEVWRALSFSANLLARLSEEKE
- the LOC110323408 gene encoding interferon alpha-1-like, coding for MARLCAFLMVLVVMSYWSTCSLGCDLLQSHNLRYKRALTLLVQMRRLSPISCLKDRKDFGFPQEKVDAQQIQETQAIPVLSELTQQVLNIFTSKESSGAWNATLLDSFCNDLHQHLNDLQGCLMQQVGVQEPPLTQEDSLMAVRKYFHRITVYLKEKKHSPCAWEVIRAEIWRALSSSAKLLARLSEEKE